In one window of Terriglobia bacterium DNA:
- a CDS encoding MOSC domain-containing protein produces MKVLSVNAGLPRQVVSSGQAVTTGIYKFPVRQRVKVKKLNIEGDGQADLSVHGGPDKAVYAYPSEHYEYWRHELPGVEMPWGAFGENLSLTGLTEHDAHIGDRFRIGTAILMLTQPRLPCYKLGIRFGRRDMPERFLSSRRTGFYFAVVEEGEVGEGDGVELIHQDVNKISVSDLIHLLYDREPQNPELFHKALNVGALSPGWRRQLLKRLDDSVHTEPSS; encoded by the coding sequence ATGAAGGTTCTTTCGGTTAATGCCGGACTTCCACGCCAGGTAGTTTCCAGTGGCCAGGCTGTGACGACGGGGATCTACAAGTTTCCGGTCCGCCAGAGGGTCAAAGTCAAAAAGCTCAACATCGAAGGCGACGGCCAGGCAGACCTTTCGGTGCACGGCGGGCCTGATAAAGCTGTTTACGCCTACCCTTCCGAGCATTACGAGTATTGGCGGCACGAGCTTCCCGGCGTGGAGATGCCGTGGGGTGCGTTCGGAGAAAACCTGTCCCTCACAGGCTTGACGGAGCATGATGCTCACATCGGCGATCGCTTTCGAATAGGAACAGCCATCCTGATGCTCACCCAACCGCGCCTGCCTTGTTATAAGCTGGGAATCAGGTTTGGGCGTCGCGACATGCCCGAGCGATTCCTTTCCAGCCGGCGTACGGGCTTTTATTTTGCGGTTGTGGAGGAAGGCGAGGTCGGTGAAGGCGACGGGGTTGAACTGATTCATCAGGATGTGAACAAGATCAGTGTAAGCGACCTAATTCATCTACTCTACGATCGTGAACCTCAGAATCCGGAACTTTTCCATAAGGCATTAAACGTCGGCGCGCTATCGCCAGGCTGGCGAAGGCAATTGTTGAAAAGGCTCGATGACAGCGTGCATACCGAACCTTCATCTTAG
- a CDS encoding metalloregulator ArsR/SmtB family transcription factor, translated as MAASSITEEASRYADMFAAMGAEPRLRIIQLLLTAHPQGLVVGEIQSELGIPPSTLSHHLDKLRNEKLVRVRREGSFLWYTADTDSLQELITFLYAECCTRNKAIEPDKLVTIGQRSGQARKGKSG; from the coding sequence ATGGCAGCATCGAGCATAACTGAGGAAGCCAGCCGCTACGCAGATATGTTTGCCGCCATGGGCGCCGAACCGCGCCTGCGCATTATTCAGCTTCTGCTGACTGCGCACCCACAGGGACTTGTTGTCGGCGAGATTCAAAGTGAATTAGGCATTCCTCCCTCCACACTTTCTCATCATCTCGACAAGCTCAGAAACGAAAAACTGGTCCGGGTGCGACGCGAGGGCAGCTTTCTCTGGTACACGGCCGACACCGATTCTCTTCAGGAGCTGATCACGTTTCTTTACGCGGAATGCTGCACACGTAACAAGGCAATTGAACCGGACAAACTCGTCACGATCGGGCAGAGATCTGGGCAGGCCCGGAAAGGAAAGAGTGGATGA
- a CDS encoding NnrS family protein, whose product MRTINLETAGLPEQWVQAYQRDAQGQVDYADPAWERKAARALAAFIVSGTFFLALPGTFLGVWNLLQISVHRSNTAASAAWIQAHGHAQLFGWVGSFILGISLYILPKFRGRPLKSFSLVWTIWVLWTVGVALRWWVGINQTAWRFGLPASAILELAAYALTQKILIFGGSTKKKPNDLGSCLGIWGFTSLGVALLLNLGLSTWLAVRGRSPVFPPEWDSTFLILMVWGFVVVTAWGFSTRFVTIFLGLYPPFHQAARQFGIGILALLALALARQYLFADLVILALAIYAVWALRIFHKPARPAKLVGAYRHYPAFIRFAYAWLIVGALLGVAADLAPRATGLVGASRHAVTVGFIGVLILSIGPRMLPSFLNGRELYSTRWMAASLWLLGVGCLLRVSSEAVAYSFGGNAWNLLPISAYLEFGGVLAFVINMAATMMQPLPAWFAAQGISAQLPLYWYLTSFPKTRAVLIQAGLKTLSKTRKTPRSLSLAEAAAADHADLDHLVVELNAFFNERQPRRVGRNR is encoded by the coding sequence ATGCGTACCATTAACCTTGAAACGGCTGGCCTGCCGGAACAGTGGGTGCAAGCCTACCAGCGCGATGCTCAAGGCCAGGTGGATTATGCTGATCCAGCCTGGGAAAGAAAGGCTGCCAGGGCGCTTGCCGCGTTCATCGTTTCGGGAACATTCTTTCTAGCCCTTCCGGGCACATTCCTGGGTGTCTGGAATTTGCTTCAGATCTCAGTCCATCGGTCCAACACTGCTGCCAGCGCGGCTTGGATTCAGGCGCATGGCCACGCCCAGTTATTCGGCTGGGTGGGAAGTTTCATCCTTGGCATTTCACTCTACATTCTGCCCAAATTCCGCGGGCGGCCGTTGAAGTCCTTTTCGCTGGTCTGGACCATCTGGGTCCTGTGGACCGTGGGGGTGGCCCTCCGGTGGTGGGTCGGCATTAACCAGACAGCCTGGCGCTTCGGCCTGCCTGCATCTGCAATACTCGAACTCGCTGCGTACGCGCTGACCCAGAAGATTCTGATTTTCGGCGGATCGACTAAGAAGAAGCCCAACGACCTGGGTTCCTGCCTTGGTATCTGGGGGTTTACGTCTTTAGGAGTAGCCCTTCTTCTGAATCTGGGCCTTTCCACCTGGCTGGCCGTTCGTGGCCGGTCGCCGGTGTTTCCACCGGAATGGGACAGCACTTTTTTGATCCTGATGGTGTGGGGATTCGTAGTCGTAACGGCGTGGGGCTTCAGCACAAGATTTGTCACCATCTTTCTTGGGCTTTATCCTCCTTTTCATCAGGCGGCGAGGCAATTCGGAATCGGTATTCTTGCGCTTCTAGCGTTGGCCCTGGCACGTCAGTATCTTTTCGCCGACCTGGTCATTCTGGCACTTGCCATTTACGCGGTTTGGGCCTTGCGCATATTTCACAAGCCCGCACGCCCCGCAAAACTGGTCGGAGCTTACCGTCATTATCCAGCTTTCATACGATTTGCCTACGCGTGGCTTATCGTCGGAGCCCTTTTGGGTGTTGCTGCTGACTTGGCTCCTCGCGCCACGGGCCTCGTTGGCGCGTCCCGTCACGCCGTCACAGTGGGCTTTATCGGTGTTTTGATCCTCTCGATCGGTCCTCGAATGCTTCCTTCGTTTCTCAATGGCCGTGAACTCTACAGCACCCGGTGGATGGCGGCAAGCCTCTGGCTTTTAGGCGTGGGCTGTCTTTTGAGAGTGTCCAGCGAGGCTGTCGCCTATTCTTTTGGCGGCAACGCCTGGAACCTGCTGCCAATCTCTGCTTATCTTGAATTCGGCGGGGTCCTCGCCTTCGTGATCAATATGGCCGCAACGATGATGCAACCACTCCCGGCCTGGTTTGCGGCGCAAGGCATCAGCGCCCAGTTGCCTTTATACTGGTACCTCACCAGCTTTCCAAAAACGAGGGCTGTATTGATACAGGCCGGATTGAAGACGCTTTCCAAAACGAGAAAGACTCCGCGGTCCCTGAGCCTTGCGGAGGCGGCTGCGGCCGATCACGCAGACCTGGACCATCTCGTGGTCGAGTTGAATGCTTTCTTCAACGAGCGGCAGCCGCGGCGGGTGGGTAGGAACCGATGA
- the murJ gene encoding murein biosynthesis integral membrane protein MurJ yields the protein MAGPSGLNRDTPSPLPALTVTQRIVASTGIVMASILASRLLGFLREWAVAHQFGSSAVTDAYYTAFTLPDFVNYLVAGGSLSITFIPVFVKYMAEDNEEEGWYVFSTVITSMVLLLIILVAVGEIFAPALLHVIAPGFNPAETTHAVYLTRLMMPAQIFFYLGSILTAVQYAKGRFLISSLGPVVYNLGIILCGFLLASSVGITGFSVGVLIGAFAGNLLLQIYGARGVGARFRPNLNLRHPGFRLFIKLAVPVMLALSVVYSDDWIIRWFGSYLVPASITWLSYAKILMRVPIGVIGQAVGVASFPFLAQLYAEKKYDELNRTLNTTLKGLLLMIVPVSALTIAMSRPLVYFVFSHTRLRVPDLNATAAALALFSTSMFAWGAQGILARGFYAGRDTLRPALYGTAVTFLNLPVYWLLVRSTQFKGLALASSIGISAYTVVLFVSLYRSTGNKATLEMAGFFLKTSAASAVGAIGAFEIVRWLEGVTNWQNSSGALIVLIVATPVGLALTGLAAKLLGIREMDHYLKSIPLFSRLRRSSR from the coding sequence ATGGCTGGTCCTAGTGGATTAAATCGCGATACACCATCGCCCCTGCCGGCGCTCACTGTAACTCAGCGGATCGTGGCCTCGACCGGCATCGTCATGGCGAGCATTCTGGCCAGCCGCCTGCTTGGTTTTCTGCGCGAGTGGGCTGTCGCCCACCAGTTCGGCTCGAGCGCGGTTACCGACGCCTACTACACGGCTTTTACACTCCCCGATTTTGTCAACTACCTGGTTGCCGGAGGCTCGCTCAGCATCACTTTCATTCCCGTTTTTGTTAAATACATGGCGGAGGACAATGAAGAGGAAGGATGGTATGTCTTCTCGACCGTGATCACCTCGATGGTGCTTCTGCTGATCATCCTGGTGGCGGTGGGAGAGATTTTTGCTCCAGCGCTCCTCCACGTGATAGCGCCGGGCTTCAATCCGGCGGAAACAACGCACGCTGTGTATCTGACCCGGCTGATGATGCCGGCGCAAATCTTCTTTTATCTTGGCAGCATCCTGACCGCCGTGCAGTACGCCAAGGGACGTTTCCTGATCTCCTCTCTGGGTCCTGTCGTCTACAATCTGGGCATCATCCTGTGCGGTTTCCTGCTTGCCTCTTCCGTGGGCATCACCGGCTTTTCGGTTGGTGTCTTGATCGGCGCCTTTGCTGGGAACCTGCTGCTCCAGATTTATGGCGCGCGTGGAGTGGGAGCCCGGTTCAGGCCCAACCTCAACCTGAGACATCCGGGCTTTCGGCTGTTCATCAAGCTCGCCGTTCCCGTCATGCTGGCGCTGTCGGTGGTCTACTCCGATGACTGGATTATCCGCTGGTTTGGGTCTTACCTGGTTCCTGCGTCAATCACCTGGTTGAGCTATGCCAAAATCCTGATGCGGGTCCCGATCGGCGTCATCGGGCAGGCCGTGGGCGTAGCTTCATTTCCTTTTCTGGCCCAGCTCTACGCCGAAAAAAAATATGACGAACTCAACCGCACTCTCAACACGACACTGAAAGGCCTGCTGCTGATGATCGTGCCAGTCTCAGCGCTCACGATTGCCATGAGCCGGCCGCTGGTCTACTTCGTTTTTTCGCACACCCGCCTTCGCGTCCCTGATCTGAATGCCACGGCCGCGGCCCTGGCGCTGTTCTCGACCAGCATGTTCGCCTGGGGAGCTCAAGGTATCCTGGCAAGAGGATTTTACGCCGGACGCGACACACTTCGGCCGGCGCTGTATGGGACTGCCGTAACCTTTCTGAACCTGCCGGTATACTGGCTGCTGGTGAGGTCTACACAGTTCAAGGGGCTTGCCCTGGCAAGCTCAATCGGCATATCGGCTTACACGGTTGTGCTTTTTGTCTCGCTTTATAGGTCTACGGGCAACAAGGCGACCCTGGAGATGGCGGGGTTTTTTCTGAAGACCTCGGCTGCTTCAGCCGTCGGCGCCATCGGCGCATTTGAGATTGTCCGTTGGCTCGAAGGCGTAACAAACTGGCAAAACTCGTCGGGCGCTCTCATCGTGTTGATCGTGGCCACGCCGGTGGGGCTGGCACTGACCGGGCTCGCCGCAAAGCTTCTCGGCATCCGGGAAATGGATCACTATCTGAAATCGATTCCGCTGTTCTCCCGCCTTCGACGAAGTTCCCGCTGA
- a CDS encoding arsenite methyltransferase encodes MNSRKIKEAIRETYGQAAKQATSGRRACCGQRGGNPDPVAINLYSPAERNELPEEAVLASLGCGNPAALARLNPGEIVLDLGSGGGIDVLLSATRVGPEGKAYGLDMTDEMLELARQNQVRAGIANAEFLKGEIEKIPLPDSAMDVVISNCVINLSADKARVLREVFWVLKPGGRFAVSDIVVRGDIPSDIRRNAELWAGCVAGALHESEYRSLLAAAGFEEIGIEATRVYGCEDTRQFLAGQGLNMDSLAAKVAGKFMSAFVRARKPVARRRPESGGRRAVAA; translated from the coding sequence ATGAATTCGAGAAAAATCAAGGAAGCCATAAGAGAAACATATGGGCAGGCGGCCAAGCAGGCAACGTCAGGGCGAAGAGCCTGCTGCGGCCAGCGGGGCGGAAATCCCGACCCTGTTGCCATCAACCTCTATAGCCCCGCTGAGAGGAACGAACTGCCCGAGGAAGCGGTGCTTGCGTCGCTTGGTTGCGGCAACCCCGCGGCACTGGCCAGACTGAATCCCGGTGAGATTGTGCTGGATCTGGGCTCAGGAGGCGGCATCGATGTTCTTCTCTCAGCCACACGTGTCGGTCCTGAAGGCAAGGCCTATGGGCTGGACATGACGGACGAAATGCTGGAGCTGGCGAGGCAGAACCAGGTGAGGGCCGGCATTGCCAACGCTGAATTCCTGAAGGGTGAAATCGAGAAAATTCCACTGCCGGACAGCGCGATGGATGTAGTCATTTCAAACTGCGTTATCAACCTGTCGGCGGACAAGGCCAGAGTGCTCCGGGAAGTGTTTTGGGTTCTGAAGCCGGGCGGGCGGTTTGCGGTTTCCGACATCGTCGTCCGGGGCGATATACCCTCTGACATCCGGCGCAACGCGGAACTCTGGGCTGGGTGTGTGGCCGGGGCGTTACATGAATCTGAATACCGATCCCTGTTGGCGGCTGCAGGATTCGAGGAGATCGGAATTGAAGCAACTCGCGTTTACGGTTGTGAGGATACCCGACAGTTCCTGGCAGGACAAGGTCTGAACATGGATTCTCTCGCGGCAAAGGTCGCCGGCAAATTCATGAGCGCATTTGTGAGGGCGCGCAAGCCTGTGGCGCGACGCCGTCCTGAGTCAGGTGGCCGAAGGGCTGTTGCAGCATGA
- a CDS encoding GMC family oxidoreductase: MQSGFDHGTIYDALIVGSGASGGWVAKELTEAGMRVLMLEAGPPRVPSRDFTEHVWPYQLKYRGFDDQQARLTDQPIQRLCYACDEYSHQFFVKDAEHPYTFPIDKPFMWIRGRQIGGKTFCWARESYRYSDYEFKAASRDGYGQDWPFDYKDLEPYYDKVESFIGVSGSHEGLEQMPDGKFLPPMNLSCGSLQAKRIIESKFGWRVMPDRVANLTVAHNGRPPCHYCDECQRGCYTASYFNSPAVTLPAAVKTGRFTLLSDAVVSHVIVDNEGRASGVHYIHRATHEHREARAKIVVLAASTLESTRILLNSTTRRYPNGLGNSTGVLGHYLMDHFTLEGAGGIMAGLKSSVREPTGNPCGFLIPKYANVGSDKHKDFIRGYRFDGDGSQALYSQAFSTPGYGKGFREKVRANIPYHYGMMVQGETLPRYENYVALDKEKKDAWGIPALHINASYGENEHAMAKAMREDVGAILDALKLEDARPPGEKLSVFGKNIHECGTARMGNDPKTSVIDRFNRLHDAKNVFVADGAAFVTNSCYEPTLTIMAIATRAADYISEAHRKGDL; this comes from the coding sequence ATGCAAAGCGGATTTGACCATGGAACAATCTACGACGCGCTGATCGTCGGCTCTGGAGCGAGCGGCGGATGGGTGGCCAAGGAATTGACGGAAGCCGGCATGCGCGTCCTTATGCTTGAGGCCGGACCGCCGCGCGTCCCATCGCGCGATTTCACCGAGCACGTTTGGCCCTACCAGTTGAAGTACCGCGGTTTTGATGACCAGCAGGCCCGCCTGACCGACCAGCCGATCCAGCGGCTCTGCTATGCCTGCGATGAATACAGCCACCAGTTCTTCGTCAAAGATGCCGAGCATCCGTACACGTTTCCGATCGACAAGCCGTTTATGTGGATCCGCGGACGCCAGATCGGCGGCAAGACGTTCTGCTGGGCGCGAGAAAGCTATCGTTACAGCGATTACGAATTTAAGGCCGCAAGCCGCGACGGCTACGGGCAGGACTGGCCTTTCGATTACAAAGATCTTGAACCCTATTACGACAAGGTGGAGAGTTTTATTGGTGTGAGTGGCTCGCACGAAGGGCTCGAGCAGATGCCCGACGGGAAGTTCCTGCCTCCGATGAACCTCTCCTGCGGCAGCTTGCAGGCCAAACGGATCATTGAAAGCAAGTTTGGCTGGCGGGTGATGCCGGACCGTGTGGCCAATCTGACGGTCGCTCACAACGGCCGCCCGCCGTGTCATTATTGTGACGAGTGCCAGCGCGGCTGCTACACGGCGTCCTATTTCAACAGTCCTGCTGTGACGCTGCCCGCAGCAGTAAAGACCGGCCGGTTCACGCTGCTGAGCGATGCTGTGGTCAGCCATGTGATCGTCGATAACGAAGGCCGCGCGAGCGGTGTCCACTATATCCATCGCGCGACGCACGAACATCGTGAGGCACGGGCAAAGATTGTTGTGCTGGCGGCAAGCACGCTGGAATCAACGCGCATCCTGCTGAACTCCACCACGCGCCGTTATCCCAACGGCTTGGGAAATTCCACCGGCGTGCTGGGCCACTACCTGATGGACCACTTTACTCTGGAAGGGGCTGGCGGCATTATGGCGGGGCTGAAGTCTTCGGTCCGCGAGCCCACGGGCAACCCCTGTGGTTTCCTGATTCCGAAATACGCCAACGTGGGTTCCGACAAGCACAAGGATTTCATCCGAGGTTATCGGTTTGACGGTGACGGAAGCCAGGCGCTGTATAGCCAGGCCTTCTCGACTCCGGGATACGGTAAGGGCTTCCGAGAGAAGGTCCGCGCGAATATCCCATACCATTACGGCATGATGGTCCAGGGCGAAACACTTCCGCGTTATGAAAATTACGTTGCACTCGATAAGGAGAAGAAGGACGCCTGGGGAATTCCGGCTTTGCACATCAATGCCAGTTACGGAGAAAACGAGCACGCCATGGCCAAAGCCATGCGTGAAGACGTGGGGGCAATTCTTGACGCCTTGAAGTTGGAGGATGCGCGTCCGCCAGGAGAAAAGCTGAGCGTGTTCGGCAAAAACATCCACGAGTGCGGCACCGCGCGCATGGGCAACGATCCCAAAACCAGCGTGATCGATCGATTCAACCGGCTCCATGACGCAAAGAACGTCTTCGTTGCCGACGGCGCCGCCTTTGTCACCAATAGTTGTTACGAGCCGACGCTGACCATCATGGCCATTGCAACCCGCGCCGCCGACTACATCTCAGAGGCCCATCGCAAGGGCGACTTATAG
- a CDS encoding acetylxylan esterase: MKTRTLPDKIQKLMTRDWEVDYASRWFLSKIVAAVAFLIVFGASPSVAQQGINYDESKAPAYTLPDPLVMANGQRVTNARMWTAERRPELLKLFETYEYGRSPGRPKGMTFQVLSVEVNALGGKAVRKQVLINFTGKQDGPRMRLLIYLPKGVTKPVPIFLGLNFGGNQTVAPDPGITINPGWVGRGWGVIDHHATEESRGASACQWQLQKILSRGYGLATAYYGDIEPDFDGGIRHGVRALYLHPGQSAPAADGWGAIGAWAWGLSRAMDYLETDKDVDPHRVAVIGHSRLGKTALWAGAQDTRFALVISNDSGEGGAALSRHWMGETVKAINTSFPWWFCRNYRKFNDDVNALPVDQHELIGLIAPRPVYIATAAGDLWADPRGMFLAARAAGPVYRLLGTDGLGAAKMPGIGHPVMTTIGFHLRCGPHDVTAYDWDRFLDFADKHERVR; this comes from the coding sequence ATGAAAACGAGAACCCTGCCTGACAAGATCCAGAAACTAATGACGCGCGATTGGGAAGTGGACTACGCAAGCCGATGGTTCCTGTCGAAAATCGTGGCAGCAGTAGCGTTCCTGATAGTGTTCGGCGCCAGTCCGAGCGTGGCGCAGCAGGGTATAAATTATGACGAGTCAAAGGCGCCGGCATACACGCTGCCGGACCCTCTCGTGATGGCCAACGGACAACGGGTGACGAACGCCCGGATGTGGACGGCGGAGCGGCGTCCGGAATTGCTGAAACTGTTTGAGACGTATGAATACGGACGCAGCCCCGGCCGGCCCAAGGGAATGACCTTCCAGGTACTTTCCGTGGAGGTGAACGCTCTTGGCGGCAAGGCCGTCAGGAAGCAGGTGCTGATCAACTTTACCGGCAAGCAGGATGGACCCAGGATGCGGCTCCTGATTTACCTGCCGAAGGGCGTAACGAAGCCGGTCCCCATCTTTCTCGGCCTGAACTTTGGCGGCAACCAGACTGTTGCCCCGGACCCTGGAATTACCATCAATCCGGGTTGGGTGGGAAGAGGCTGGGGGGTCATTGACCATCACGCGACCGAGGAATCGCGAGGCGCTAGTGCCTGCCAGTGGCAATTGCAGAAGATTCTCTCCCGTGGCTACGGACTGGCTACGGCATATTACGGCGATATCGAACCGGATTTCGACGGCGGCATCCGGCACGGGGTTCGGGCGCTCTATTTGCATCCAGGGCAGTCAGCGCCGGCGGCTGACGGCTGGGGAGCTATTGGAGCATGGGCCTGGGGACTGAGCCGCGCCATGGATTATCTGGAGACGGACAAGGACGTGGACCCCCATCGCGTGGCCGTCATCGGGCATTCACGGCTGGGCAAGACGGCCCTCTGGGCGGGAGCGCAGGACACGCGGTTTGCGCTTGTGATTTCCAACGATTCAGGCGAAGGCGGAGCCGCGCTCAGCCGGCACTGGATGGGCGAAACCGTCAAGGCCATCAATACCAGCTTCCCATGGTGGTTCTGCCGGAATTACAGGAAATTCAACGACGATGTCAACGCGCTTCCGGTGGACCAGCACGAATTGATTGGCCTGATCGCCCCGCGGCCCGTCTACATAGCGACAGCCGCCGGCGATTTATGGGCCGACCCGCGGGGCATGTTTCTGGCGGCCCGGGCTGCCGGTCCAGTTTATCGCCTCCTGGGGACGGATGGACTGGGCGCTGCCAAAATGCCAGGGATCGGTCATCCCGTGATGACCACGATCGGATTTCACCTGAGGTGCGGACCCCATGACGTCACCGCGTACGATTGGGACAGGTTTCTGGACTTTGCCGACAAGCACGAAAGGGTGCGGTAA
- a CDS encoding gluconate 2-dehydrogenase subunit 3 family protein, protein MEDNDKKTTTGGRGDIAGLSRREWLIDVGKAAALAGIAGKAIPLGAEGLVGNPASETGQESLPPGLYRPSPEHLGHALGNDMRFHPIPPGCEVDFIRPRKGPFEPQFFSREEYKVVRRLTALMLGEPAESHGESVHSTDGNIVDEVGEWIDLHTYSFAGIREAAGRLTSEQVALAKAYDGAPLLHGLKTADPQKTYRAGLSWMAGESNRRYGHGFIELREEQQTAILDLISDTRTRSSADNDGTRFFQQLKHDIISGFYTSRTGLKELDDKANRFYAESPGCPSSTANRRKPQS, encoded by the coding sequence GTGGAAGACAACGACAAAAAAACGACGACAGGGGGCCGTGGTGACATCGCCGGGCTCTCACGCCGTGAGTGGCTGATTGACGTGGGTAAGGCTGCTGCCCTGGCAGGAATCGCGGGGAAGGCAATTCCTCTCGGCGCTGAAGGACTGGTTGGGAACCCGGCTTCAGAAACCGGGCAGGAAAGTCTCCCACCGGGACTTTATCGTCCGTCGCCCGAGCATCTCGGGCACGCGCTGGGGAATGATATGCGGTTCCATCCGATTCCGCCGGGCTGCGAAGTTGATTTTATTCGCCCGCGTAAGGGGCCGTTCGAGCCGCAGTTTTTTTCTCGCGAGGAATACAAAGTGGTTCGCCGGCTGACTGCTTTGATGCTGGGTGAGCCTGCGGAGTCGCACGGAGAGAGCGTCCATTCTACAGATGGGAATATCGTAGACGAAGTGGGCGAGTGGATCGATCTCCACACTTACAGTTTCGCCGGTATTCGCGAGGCGGCCGGGCGGCTGACTTCGGAGCAGGTGGCGCTCGCCAAAGCGTACGACGGCGCTCCGCTCCTGCACGGCCTCAAGACCGCCGACCCTCAGAAGACATATCGGGCCGGATTGTCGTGGATGGCCGGGGAGTCGAACCGGCGGTACGGACATGGTTTTATCGAGCTTCGCGAGGAACAGCAGACCGCCATCCTCGACCTCATCAGCGATACTCGGACCCGAAGCAGCGCTGACAACGACGGCACACGCTTTTTCCAGCAGCTCAAGCACGACATTATTTCAGGCTTCTACACCTCGAGGACCGGCCTGAAAGAACTTGATGACAAGGCCAACCGGTTTTACGCAGAATCGCCCGGTTGTCCGTCTTCCACGGCCAATCGGCGGAAGCCGCAAAGTTAG